Proteins encoded by one window of Cannabis sativa cultivar Pink pepper isolate KNU-18-1 chromosome 4, ASM2916894v1, whole genome shotgun sequence:
- the LOC133036645 gene encoding U-box domain-containing protein 6-like: MDMNDVDENMFAASDAKLHAEMCRTLSSIYCKILPIFPSLEASRPRSKSGIQALCSLHVALEKAKNVLQHCSECSKLYLAITGDSVLTKLEKARCALEDSLRRVEDIVPQSIGCQIQEIVGELEGTTFSLDPLEKQVGDDIIALLQQGRKFDNCNDSNELESFHQAATKLGITSSRAALTERRALKKLIERARAEEDKRKESIVAFLLHLMRKYSKLFRSEFSDDNDSQGSAPCSPTVQGSMDIMGPGGNGHVFDRQLSKLSSFNFKPNNRRSGQMPLPPEELRCPISLQLMYDPVIIASGQTYERICIEKWFSDGHNTCPKTQQKLSHLSLTPNYCVKGLVASWCDHNGVCVPDGPPESLDLNYWRLALSEAETTNSKSMGSVNSCKFKGVKVVPLEESGTLVEADGNGTENVCPLEEESELNVLESYQDFLTVLNDGEDMRIKCKVVEKLRFLLKDDEEARIYMGANGFVEALMQFLNIAVRVGNDVAQESGAMALFNLAVNNNRNKEMMLGGGIIPLLEEMISSTNSHGFATALYLNLSCLEEAKAIIGSSQAVPFLTQLLQANTDVQCKLDALHALYNLSSMPSNIPNLLSSGIISNLEFLAASGDSTWTEKCLAVLLNLASSQSGQDEMVSAPGLISVLATMLDAGEPSEQEQAVCCLLLLCNGNDKCCQMVLQEGVIPGLVSISVNGTTRGKEKAQKLLMLFREQRQRDQVQSSPEEEEEDDLPSECSEMSMPPAPESKPYCKSISRRKMGKAFSFLWKTKSYSVSQC; encoded by the exons CAAATCCGGGATTCAAGCTCTATGTTCATTACATGTAGCACTCGAGAAGGCCAAGAATGTTCTTCAACATTGTTCTGAGTGTAGTAAACTTTACTTG GCTATAACAGGAGATTCTGTGCTTACAAAATTGGAGAAGGCAAGATGTGCTCTTGAAGATAGTCTTAGGCGTGTTGAAGACATTGTTCCACAATCTATTGGTTGTCAG ATTCAAGAAATTGTTGGTGAACTTGAGGGTACTACATTCTCGCTTGATCCCTTGGAGAAACAAGTAGGTGATGATATAATTGCATTGCTTCAGCAGGGGAGAAAATTTGACAACTGTAATGACAGTAATGAGTTGGAATCATTTCATCAGGCTGCTACTAAACTTGGCATTACCTCTTCCAGGGCAGCTCTTACAGAGAGAAGAGCTTTGAAAAAACTAATAGAAAGAGCTCGTGCCGAGGAAGATAAACGGAAAGAGTCTATTGTGGCTTTTCTTTTACATCTCATGAGAAAATACTCCAAGTTGTTTAGAAGTGAATTCTCAGATGACAATGATTCTCAGGGTTCTGCCCCATGTTCTCCCACGGTCCAGGGTTCTATGGATATTATGGGGCCTGGGGGAAATGGTCACGTCTTTGATCGACAGCTATCAAAACTTAGCTCTTTCAACTTCAAGCCAAACAATAGGAGATCGGGACAGATGCCTCTTCCACCGGAAGAATTGAGGTGTCCGATATCTTTGCAGCTTATGTATGATCCAGTAATCATTGCTTCTGGTCAAACATATGAAAGGATTTGCATTGAAAAATGGTTTAGTGATGGGCACAATACCTGCCCAAAGACTCAACAAAAGCTTTCTCATCTTTCTTTAACTCCCAATTACTGTGTCAAGGGTCTTGTTGCTAGTTGGTGTGATCATAATGGAGTGTGTGTTCCTGATGGTCCTCCAGAGTCTCTTGATCTTAACTATTGGAGGTTAGCACTGTCTGAGGCTGAGACCACTAATTCAAAGTCTATGGGTAGTGTCAACTCTTGCAAGTTTAAGGGGGTTAAGGTGGTTCCTTTGGAAGAAAGTGGTACTTTAGTTGAGGCTGATGGAAATGGAACTGAGAATGTTTGTCCACTGGAGGAAGAGTCTGAGCTCAATGTGCTTGAAAGTTATCAGGACTTTTTGACTGTCTTGAATGACGGAGAAGACATGAGGATAAAGTGCAAAGTGGTGGAGAAATTGAGGTTCTTGCTGAAGGATGATGAAGAAGCTAGGATATATATGGGAGCTAATGGGTTTGTTGAAGCACTCATGCAGTTTCTTAACATAGCTGTGCGGGTAGGAAATGATGTTGCTCAGGAAAGTGGAGCAATGGCACTTTTCAACCTCGCTGTCAACAATAACAG AAACAAGGAAATGATGCTAGGTGGTGGTATAATTCCATTACTGGAGGAAATGATCTCCTCTACCAATTCTCATGGTTTTGCCACAGCACTTTATTTGAATCTTTCATGCCTTGAAGAAGCCAAAGCTATCATTGGATCATCTCAGGCTGTTCCGTTTTTAACCCAACTTCTTCAAGCTAATACTGATGTTCAGTGCAAGCTTGATGCCCTCCATGCCCTGTACAACCTCTCTAGTATGCCCTCCAATATTCCAAATCTACTTTCATCTGGCATTATCAGTAATCTTGAATTCCTTGCAGCCTCTGGTGACAGCACATGGACAGAAAAGTGCTTGGCAGTTTTATTAAATTTGGCTTCAAGTCAATCAGGACAAGATGAAATGGTGTCGGCGCCAGGCCTTATCAGTGTACTTGCAACGATGTTGGATGCTGGTGAACCCAGTGAGCAAGAACAAGCTGTATGCTgtttgttacttttatgtaatggGAATGATAAATGCTGTCAAATGGTCTTACAAGAAGGTGTGATACCAGGACTTGTTTCGATTTCAGTCAATGGGACCACGAGAGGGAAAGAGAAGGCACAAAAACTTCTCATGTTGTTTCGTGAACAACGACAGCGAGACCAAGTTCAATCATCTccagaggaggaggaggaggatgaTTTGCCTTCTGAATGTAGTGAGATGTCTATGCCGCCTGCTCCCGAATCCAAGCCTTATTGTAAATCCATTTCCAGAAGAAAGATGGGCAAAGCTTTCAGCTTTCTATGGAAGACCAAGAGCTACTCTGTCTCCCAGTGTTAA